CAGTATTTAATCCGCAAGCTTTTAGCTTTTCAAGACGATCCCGCCAGTGACCGGGCACCACTCTAAAATAGTGAATACTGCCTGATAGAATTCTAAACGGCTTGCCATTCAATAAAAATTGGTCTTTATCTGTTGTGAGCATCGTGTCATCCTTTCTATTTAACAGCACTTCCTAGCATCCCTGATATAAAATGTCTTTGTAAAACAAGAAAGAAAATCATGATCGGAACAGTGGCTATCGATATCCCCATCATCATTTGTCCATAATCGGTATACGATACACCGCTTAAGGTCGATAGCGCCACCGGGAATGTATACATGTCTTGTGTTCTAATAGCCACAAGTGGCCACATAAAATTGTTCCACTGATACATGAATAAGAAAATAGACGTAGCTGCTAATGCTGGCTTCATTGATGGTAAAACGATTTTTAAAAAGATTTTAAATTCACCGGCTCCGTCTAACCTTGCTGATTCCAGAAGCTCACTCGGAAAAGCGAGGAAATTTTGTCTCATAAGGAAAATGGCAAACGGATAGCACAATTGGGGCGCAATAAGCGCGAAATACGTATTCAACAACCCATAAGCCGACATCATTTGAAAGAGCGGAATTAATGTGGCTTGATAAGGGATCATCATCGACAAAATCAAAATCGTGAAAATAACATTTCTACCTTTAAAGTCAAATTTAGCAAATGCATATGCTGCTGTAGAGCTGACGATAAGCGCTAACACCACATAAGTACCAGAAACAAAAAGCGAATTAAACAGTACTCGCCCGATTCCAACCGTGTTATCTAAATTAATTAAGTTTTCCATAAACTGTCCACCAAAGGAAAGTGTCGGCGGACTCGTGAACATTTTATCAGAGCTATTTGTAGAACCTACCAACATCCAATAGAATGGGAAGATTGAAATAACGAGAAATATTCCCAATAATACATACATGCCAACCTTACCGAACATCACTTGTGTTTTCGTTTTTTGCTTCATGACTTATCACCCGTAAATTTGAATTGGACAAACGATAACACGGCTACTAATACAACGACCACATATGCCACTGCACTGCCATAACTGAAGTCAAAATACTCAAAACCATTCTCATAAATATAAAGCCCAAGTGTCATCGTCGCATTACCTGGTCCACCACTCGTCAAGTTAAATGGTTCATC
The Salipaludibacillus sp. LMS25 DNA segment above includes these coding regions:
- a CDS encoding carbohydrate ABC transporter permease, giving the protein MKQKTKTQVMFGKVGMYVLLGIFLVISIFPFYWMLVGSTNSSDKMFTSPPTLSFGGQFMENLINLDNTVGIGRVLFNSLFVSGTYVVLALIVSSTAAYAFAKFDFKGRNVIFTILILSMMIPYQATLIPLFQMMSAYGLLNTYFALIAPQLCYPFAIFLMRQNFLAFPSELLESARLDGAGEFKIFLKIVLPSMKPALAATSIFLFMYQWNNFMWPLVAIRTQDMYTFPVALSTLSGVSYTDYGQMMMGISIATVPIMIFFLVLQRHFISGMLGSAVK